GGTCATGAAACTATAGGTAAGGGTATAATTAGGCTTATATGGGCTGATTAGGATGATAGACGGTATTAAATTAGCAGTTGATGTTTTCCCTAAAGCGATTTCAAATATTGAGGATAAGGATGTTTTAAAGTATTTAAAAAGTAGGTGTAGGGATTTCCCAGAAGAGGCTTTAAATAGTGGCTTTTTGCCGGCTTTCCTATTTTATCTTTCGAAATCAGATGTTTGTGTCTTGATAGATTTTTTGAACTATCTCAATAGTAATTCTGAAATTAAATTTGATAAATTTAGTAAGGAGAATGAATCAAAGCAAACTATAGCATATACGATATATACTGCATTGGTGATTTATTTTCTTGAAAAAACAGAATTAAAAGACAAAATAGGGCTTAATGATTTAGATAAATTATGCCCTAAAAACGATATTAATGAGAGCGCTAAGAAACTCGAAGAAATTTTAAACGGGCTATATTTTAACTCCTCAATTGTAAGTATACTCTCTAAGAACTATTTACTAACTTTAAAGAGACTTGCGGAGGCTATAATAAATGTATGAACAAATTTTAAGTATAAAAGCTAAAGCTCTATATCCTATAGTTGGAGGCTATAATGGATATCCATTGAGTTTAACAGTAGGTTATGAAGAGCCAATAAGAGCTACTGAAATAAAGGGATTATGGAAATGGTGGACTAGAATTTTACTGGAGAGCATGATTTTTAAACATAAGAGCAGTGTCATTCCATATTCTGAAATAGATAAAGTTATGGAAGATGTTTTCGGTAGTATGGATAAAAAGTCAGTAGTTAGACTTAATGTTAGGGTTGATGATGATTTTATTAATGTGGTCGAAAAAATATGGCATTTTTTACGAAGCTTTTTCCAAAGAGGCCAGGTTGTCAATCAAAGAAATGTATCTGGTGGAATCAATATTATTATTCAAGCGCAAAATCTCAATATTTATAAAATTAATATTAATAATTCAAATAATGGATTAAATGTAAGAGTTAGAAGAGCTGATAGAGATCCAAAACCAAATGATATCCCCATAGTTATTGACTTTAATGATAAGAAAATCTCTATTAATGGAATTGATGAGAAACTTGAAGGTTTAGATAAATATTTGACAATACAAAATATTAAAGAATTCTTATCTATACCTAGAATTAAACTGGATATGCTTAAATATAATAATATTGGATTTAAAGTAGGAAACTTAGGTGATTATAAATTAAATGAACTAATAAGGATTATTTTAGATCTTATTACGGTAGTGCTAATACCAAAGGAGGTTGAATTCACAATAAATGTTGAAGTAAATAAGGAAAGATTAAAAAATAAAAATAATGAATTAGATATAAATAAAGTTAAAAAGCTAAAATTTGCTCTCTATTCATTATTTGTTTACTTAATATTAGGAGGAATTGGGAGAATGATAAATAGAGGAATGGGTTCATTATCACCTACTCAAATTGAATGCCATGATGATGATTTATGTAAAGATTTAAAGCTTTTATTTGAAAATTTTTCAAAAATATCCAATGAGGATGGAATTATTGAATTTATTAAAGGATTAGTGGATTTTAATAAACTTGAAGAATTAAGTGAAAACTACATTAATGAAATCAGAATAGCAAGTGAGACAAATAACGTATTTTACATTTCAGATTATTTACTTAAACATTTTTACGCAAAGGAAATTAAGGATCCGTTAAATCCATTAAAATGTCTTAAGATTTTAGGTGAATTAACATTGTCAAATAATGTAAATGATCCAACTTTTGCAAGGGAAATCTTAGGAAGTCCTAGAAAATCTGGTGATATTAGGCTTCCCTCAGCGTTTAGATTTAAGATATTATATGTAGCAAATAAGTATTATCTAATCTGGTATCTATTAGACAGATATAATATTACAGATCCCTCACATAGTTTCATCAAAAAATATGAAAATGAGATAAATAATTTAATAAACAAAGCAAAACAAAATTTAGGTGGAGTTTAATGAGTTTATTTAGATTATTAGCACATATTGACGAAAAATATTTTTCATCTGTTAAGACCAACTTTCAGTCTACTAATCTTTATTCCCTATTACAGCTAGAAGGAATTACCATGAGTATACTTAGATTCTATTCTAACGATAAGACGGTCAGCAATTATACGCTAGATATATTTAAAAATTTACCTATTGCCAAAATATATGAGAATCATATTAAATTTAAAAATGATCAAGAAAATAAATATTCTATTAAAGAAATATACAATTTAAAGAAAAGGCAGATAGCTGAATTATTATCAATCAATTACAAGCCAAACTTTTTCGAATTACGTAACATAATCCATAATATAATGGAAATATTGAAAGAGTTAAAATATAGCTTTATTGATGTCAAGATAAAGTCTTGTTCAAAAACTCTCATAGGTGTTTCTACTCAATTCGGCTTTACTATTTTTGAATCAGGAATCTCTTTTGATCCAATATTTAACGCTCCATATATACCTGCTTCCGAAATTAAGGGGCTTTTGAAAAGTTTAATTCAAGATGAGAAACTAGCAGAAAAACTGTTTGGAACAGAAAATAATGAGGGACTTTTAATGATAACTGATGCGTATCCGATAAGTGCAGAACGAAATATATTTTTACCAGAAATAATAACACCACACTATACTAGCGAGGTAAAGCAGGAAATAGAAGTAAGTCCTAATCCAATAATATTGCTTGCTATTGCACCTGGGGTAACATTTGAATTTTTAATTTATTATAAAGATCAAAGCTTAAATGATAAAGAAAAAGAGATTATAAAAAATTTAATTTTCAAAATGAGTAAAGAAGGAATAGGAGCTAAAACTACGTTAGGATTCTCTCAATTTACTGCAACTTTAAGTGAAATCTTGTGGAGTGTGAGTAATTAATGAAGAGTTTAGAAGAAATAATTAAAGAGAAGTTTGCAGCTCTACTTCATGATCCACCAAATAAGCCATTTATTTTAAGGTATACGCAGTATAATGTGTTAGAGGAGTCGTTAAATCAGGATAGATTTAGATATTTACGTAGTCTACGTGGAAAAATTGGTCATAAAGCTGTAGCTGCAGAGTTAATATCACATTTAGATTTTTTAAAGGAAGATGATAGGAATGAGATAATTAAGTATATCTATGATTGCAATTCTATAGTTAACAAAGCTGATGGAAAGGCAAGTAAGTTTGACAGATACTTAACATCAATTATATATGAGGAAGGATTACGTTTCGCAAACTATGACAATATAGTGCTTAAGAACTTTTTAGCACCAGAGCTTCAAGTGAAATTAAAAATAGGTGAGTGTAATGATCCTATAAACGCAGAATGTTTCTTTAAAGATCCTCACTCTAATGAAGATGTTATTCAATTATTTTACTATATTTCAAATATATTTAAGGCCTTAAATCTTAGCGGGACAGGTGTTAAGACTTATAACGTATTTTATTTCTTATATGAGTTATTATGGATAGCTAAAGGTTATTCAGTTGGCCCAGCAGAAACTAGAGTT
The genomic region above belongs to Saccharolobus caldissimus and contains:
- the cmr5 gene encoding type III-B CRISPR module-associated protein Cmr5 encodes the protein MIDGIKLAVDVFPKAISNIEDKDVLKYLKSRCRDFPEEALNSGFLPAFLFYLSKSDVCVLIDFLNYLNSNSEIKFDKFSKENESKQTIAYTIYTALVIYFLEKTELKDKIGLNDLDKLCPKNDINESAKKLEEILNGLYFNSSIVSILSKNYLLTLKRLAEAIINV
- the cmr1 gene encoding type III-B CRISPR module RAMP protein Cmr1, which gives rise to MYEQILSIKAKALYPIVGGYNGYPLSLTVGYEEPIRATEIKGLWKWWTRILLESMIFKHKSSVIPYSEIDKVMEDVFGSMDKKSVVRLNVRVDDDFINVVEKIWHFLRSFFQRGQVVNQRNVSGGINIIIQAQNLNIYKININNSNNGLNVRVRRADRDPKPNDIPIVIDFNDKKISINGIDEKLEGLDKYLTIQNIKEFLSIPRIKLDMLKYNNIGFKVGNLGDYKLNELIRIILDLITVVLIPKEVEFTINVEVNKERLKNKNNELDINKVKKLKFALYSLFVYLILGGIGRMINRGMGSLSPTQIECHDDDLCKDLKLLFENFSKISNEDGIIEFIKGLVDFNKLEELSENYINEIRIASETNNVFYISDYLLKHFYAKEIKDPLNPLKCLKILGELTLSNNVNDPTFAREILGSPRKSGDIRLPSAFRFKILYVANKYYLIWYLLDRYNITDPSHSFIKKYENEINNLINKAKQNLGGV
- the cmr6 gene encoding type III-B CRISPR module RAMP protein Cmr6 — protein: MSILRFYSNDKTVSNYTLDIFKNLPIAKIYENHIKFKNDQENKYSIKEIYNLKKRQIAELLSINYKPNFFELRNIIHNIMEILKELKYSFIDVKIKSCSKTLIGVSTQFGFTIFESGISFDPIFNAPYIPASEIKGLLKSLIQDEKLAEKLFGTENNEGLLMITDAYPISAERNIFLPEIITPHYTSEVKQEIEVSPNPIILLAIAPGVTFEFLIYYKDQSLNDKEKEIIKNLIFKMSKEGIGAKTTLGFSQFTATLSEILWSVSN